The Pungitius pungitius chromosome 13, fPunPun2.1, whole genome shotgun sequence genome includes the window ACAGATGTGGGAAGGTAAAgatgatgaggacgaggaggaggaacagatgggggggaggaggaggaggaggaagaggaggaggaacagatggggaggaggaggaggaggaagaggaacagatggggaggaggaaaagatgATTATGAGGCAGAGGAACATTCAATAGTGAGGCCTCCTCTTCATTGCTCCATGTcacctttctcctccttcacatggACATCTATTGTGGtttgcacgcgcacacacgcacgcacgcacgcacacgcgcacacacacacacacacacagtaaggtGCACAGCGCCGCTCCTCCTGCCCGTCATTTTCCCGGTAGCCCCTGTAAACACTCACGGTTGAACCCGGATCAGTCCGCTTCGGTTCGAGGTGAGAACAAGTCGCTTGTTTCCGCCGCAGCTCGGTCACATCTCACCCGGAGAGCAGCGGCGGCCTGTTGGCTAGCAACCGCTGCTGCGACGTCCCTGCTAGAGCGGCACGGAGCGGCACCGAGTCCAGCGGGGCGGACAGGACGATGCGCCTCGGAGGCGGAAGGTTGCGCAGCGTCCGGAGCCTCTCCAGCCAATGATTAGCGGAGCTACTACGCACCACGCTCCGTGCGTCCAATCCGATTGGCTTGCGGACTGAAAGCCGCAAACTATGCCGCCAAATGTCGTGAAGTGTCGTGAGGTTTCGGTACGTCTCTCATCTATCGCTTTCTCCCCAATACAGTTTGTTTTGAAGGTTCTCTCTGTGTATTTTGTGTTCTGACCGTTTCTTTTCCGTTAACTCGTCCATGTTGCGTTTCTGTGAACAATAACAGAAGTTTTCCAGGGAATGTTGAACTCAATGGAAAAATTACGGATTTCATTAAGCTTCTTTTATCTCGTCAGAATGATACTTCCGACCAGTTCATGTTCACAGCCGGATTAGGATCCTTGAgggaaaaaacattgtttatattataaatatattttacaaatggtccatatttgtgtatttctccgtcattcatttaaatgtaaaatacccGGAAAACTaagcctgaaatatatcatgctcCGGAGAAGGGTATCTTTCGAAATTAGATGTTACTTTAAAATTATCTGTACTTTAAAAGGTTTTCGGGTTTCAGGATTTTATTGTTGAggtcagcaggttgctaggcaacgggagcaggggaggtaatgctgatgacgcaagcaggaagtccccctgTAGGCCTCTGCGGCTGTTGAGGACCAGCTCAGGTCTACGAAGGCTACAAGGATGAAGACTAGAGACTTGGAGACACTTTTCTCATCTACTCAAAGACATCAcatcacgtcatttagctgaggcttttatccaaagcaacttacaataagtgcatttcaactaaaaggaaacaaactcagaagaacaacaaacaacaaagagcaaTTTCATAAAAGAAGTTGATGTACAACTGGTTAGATGCGAGCCtttataagtccagtttaaggtctacagtttgttagtgttttagtggaggtagagtctgaagaggtgtgtctatCAGAGAGCTTGTTCCACAATTTAGGAGATGgacttttatatttaaattcaaCTAGAACTTTCAGAGTAAAATCATTcacttaaaaataaactttcaGGATAAACCAAGAGGGAGGAGACAAAGTTATGTCATCAGGTTTATTATTGTAAAGAATATACAttgctatatatatatcagcCCCTCTAATAAGCTCCAGACCTACGAGCTCCAATAAAAAGCACCAATCAcctcagtcatgtgacctcacaGATGGCGGCATGCTCAGCTCAGATGCATTCTGGGTTACATGTTCACTTGAGTCCGGTAGTTGGTGTTGACATGGTACAAGACGCCATGTCTGCTTGCAAGACCTCAACTTAGGGCAGAGCATCCTGATTAAAAACGCTAAGACGATtcctttacacattttaaaactgaaataatAATGTATCTATTGAGAATCAAATCGATAGAAAAGACGCAAAGTTATTCACATCCCACCTGTGAAGCTATTTGTGAAACATTCAGTAAGAAAAGAGGCAGCGTCACAGGAAACAAGAGAAGGCTTCGGTTAAATCGCAGGCCCCACTCCATCCAATCAGGAGCAGATGAGAACATGTATCGGGAGACCTGTCATCATTATTGATTAAATGTCAACTGATCAACATTTTTTAAGGATAAAAGAAACTTAAAATCTGTCGCAGCAGGTAATCAATAAGAAACATACAAATCAAAAGAGCTTAGAGCAGAAATCTTTCGATAATTAATAGATGAATAGTCAGTCATAAATGAATCAAAGATCAATAGATTAGAAGCTTTGATGAAGATACACCTGGACTCTCACTGAATTATttggaggagaaaataaaagtttGGAAATGCAAGGTTTCCCAAGACGTGTATTGATCAGCGGGTTGTTGATGCTGATTGGAGGAGAGCTCATTGTGATGCCATCACAGCAATGGTTTCCCCTCGTAGTCATGTGCTGAGTAAGaagcctcatcatcatcatcacatctggaagagaagaaagacaacATTAAAGGAACTATTTCCCACCAACTGACTGATAGCAGTGAAGTGAACTCACCTGTTCAGCAGCTTTGTGCAGCCACTTCTCTTTGTCCCCGCCCACTTTCATGCAGGAGAACAGGTCACAGACGGAGGGCATCGCCAGGCGCTCCTGTAACAACCGCACAGACTGATCACACATTGCTGTCAGGACACCTGCCAGTAGGGGACCGAGCTGGTCTCAGCGGGCCTGTTACCTGAGCCTGACTCCTCTTCTTTTGCAGCCACTTGTCCTCTGCCGCTGGTTGGGGCTGACCTCCTGACCCCGGGATCACCCAGAGACCTGGATCCAGAGGGCAAAGGAAGGGAGACGAGAACCCGGAGCTGTGGTCCTCCCTGctggccttctcctcctcaagaGCAACCCGGGCAGacaggggggggttggtggggtgGAGCCAGGCCTCCAGGATGGCCTGAACCTGAGAAATGATCATTCAGGGAATGACTCATTATTTAGAAGGCTGAATGATTCATGGATGaaagaatgaacaaaacaaGTCACCTTCTGTTCCTGCTCTCTGTGATGTAGGGTGGGCGGGGCATTCTTTGCAATAGGTGGAGCTCCAGCGACGGGGGGCGGGGTTACAGGGACCCCGTTCTTGTCTCTCCCATCCTGTTTGAGCAGCCAGAGGCTCAGAGCTTCTCTCCCACAGTTCTCCTCACAGACGCAATCGGAGAAGGAGGCGCAGACCTCATTCGCCCTGCACGTCTGCTGCAGAGGCGCCACCTGCTGAAGCCACGCCTCCAGGGCCGGTGCCTCGGGGGCTGCAGGCGAGGTGGGCGGGGTCTTCAGGCACTTAAGCTGACCCAGGTTCTCGATCTCCAAGGCCTTGGTGGTCTGGCAGCATGAAGAGCAGTCAGCGGCGGGGCGGCTTGGTCCCATCAGCCAGTCGCTTGAAGACCAGCCGTCGTCAAACGGCTTCAAAACCTCTTTCCAGCGCTCTGCGTCTGACATGGTCTCCACTGCAACAGTGGGCGGAGTGATGAGCCAGTCGCTAGgctcctcctttccctcctcctcctcctcctcctcaggactGACGGTAAACTCTGATTCATCAATCTTCTCGATGGAGAAagtggagctgcagctgctaTTGGTCCGCTGCCTGCCGACGGGAGGGTGGTCTCGAAGGAGCCACGCCTCCAGGTCCATGAGGTGACCCCAGGCCTGTAGGGAGTCCACAGAGGCCAGGACGGGACAGGAAGtctgacacaaatacacaggaagtcagttaaCACACAAGAGGAGGCCTCACTATTGAATGTTCCTCTGCCTCATAATcatcttttcctcccccccatctgctgctgctgctcctcctcctccccccccccccccatctgttccTTCTCCTCGCTTAATGTGCAGTGAAACACTGCGACTACGCAGGTGGTCATGTCTCACCTTGCTCTCCTCCATTAGCCAATCCTGAGGGTTGTTGCTGGACTGGTAACCAATAGGAGATTTGCTTGAAGGAAGCGCTCCCATCAGCCAGTCGCTCAGAGCCTCTGTCTTctgatcacaaacacaaaccacatGTCACTTCTGCTTCTTAAACTTTTATAGTTTCATACAACATGAATATACACACTAATGTTTTATGTGTTAAAATATGCATTTACCTGTTTCTTGGTGGCAATGGGACAGCTCTGAGAGGACACTCCCTCCACCAGCTGCAAACAGGAAGTACAGAAAACCCCTTAACACCACAATCACGTCCTCACACCTGTGTGCACATCTGCCCTTGTGCAGCTATCTTTGTGAGGACCAAATGAAATTGTGGACCTTCAGAGTGAGGAAATTTCTAGAGGAAGACATTTAATTCGGTTCTCACTCTGGGAAGGACCACTGGAGGGTAAGTCGTGGTTTGGGCTTTAGAATGGAGAAGATTATGGCAAGAGGCCAGGAAGTGAAGGTCAACGGGAGTCCTCACAAGGACACAAGTAcgaggctgcgtgtgtgttacctgagcgGTGATGCGGCCGAAGGAAGTGATGGCCTGCCTCAGTGAGCGAGTGTCGGCATGGAAACTCATCTCAGGGGTTTCCTCAGGTGTCAGACTCAGAGAGGACAACCTGCACACACAAGAGGagcaacaacatcatcatcatcatcatcatccatttACAACCAAATGCATCAGACACATGAATGCAGATCAACACATTCGTTCAGCTCCTTGATCCATGGTTGAAACTTGTGATTAGTTGTTTCTCGGTAGATCATTATCATCAATATCGTTTCAGCCGTGAATCAAGTCCCAGACCATTTAGGGACATCCAGACGAGAACCTACTTCTCCAGGCAGCTGGTCAGCTGGTTGTTCAGGTCGTTGCTGCTGTTGGAGCTCTGCAGCTGATGGACGATCACATCGAACTGTCCTCtgagctgaaaaacaaaacaccagtaaacaccagcagagaccagtgaacaccagcagagaccagtaaACACCAGTGaacaccagcagagaccagtaaacaccagcagagaccagtgaacaccagcagagaccagtgaaCACCAGTGaacaccagcagagaccagtaaacaccagcagagaccagtgaacaccagcagagaccagtgaacaccagcagagaccagtaaacaccagcagagaccagtaaacaccagcagagaccagtgaacaccagcagagaccagtgaacaccagcagagaccagtgaacaccagcagagaccagtgaacaccagcagagaccagtaaacaccagcagagaccagtaaacaccagcagagaccagtgaacaccagcagagaccagtgaacaccagcagagaccagtaaACACCAGCAGACCAGTAAGCAGTGGTTACCCAGTGCAGCcggtgcagctgctgctgcagagtctCCGTCTTGACTTGTTCCAGCAGCTCGATCTGACCCAGCAGCCAAACCTCTCGACAGCGAAGGGCCTCCTGCTGACGACTCACACTGCTCTGGAGCTCCAACCGCACCTGTCCTCAGGAGACACAGGTGAGACAGTCAGGAGACACGTCTCTGATCTACCAACGAATCTCTGCACTGATTGACCAGCAGCAGAGTTCAGCAAATGGAGCTGTGTTCAGACTGAAGTGAAGTCCACCCTTTTATACAGTGActaactctcacacacacacacactgagtcagGACTGTGATGAGGTCAGACCAGACATGAGCAAAGTACCGCCCGCTTTTAAATCCGGCCCGCCGAACTTGTCCAAAtatagaccacacacacacacacacacacacacacacacacacacacacacacacacacacacacacacacacacacacacacacacacacacacacacacacacacgttgccatAAGGTCCCTGGTCCTCATGAAGAcacccttttgtcttttttagatgcatttgttttcataGAAAAACACCCTTCTGGGAGCTGAAGACTTGATGTTTACAAATtgtcatttacatttgaaaagagTGATGGTTCTTCAAATAAATTGTAGAAAACTTTATACAAATGAATGTAGATAATAAAGAAGTGAGGTAATTGGTTTGGGCACAGGCATCAGATGTTTCCATCACGTTatgatgtgtttttgttcatgttcaggaaatttgtttaattgccttgttgttaaaagccaaaccctttcatgtaatgatttttacatttattcacaCAAATATTCCATCCATCTGCCCCTCGGTCacattttagaacccattgtggcccgcgaGTGGAAATGTTTGCCCACCCCTGGTCTAGATAAAGGTATAAAAacagacagaggaggaagaggatggtgatgaagaggaggaagacagtcCTGACCTCTCTGGAGTTCTCTCTTAGCTGCTGCTCAGCCTTCATCACGCCATTGATGGCGTCCTCCAGCTGATCCTGGGCCAGCCGGCACTGCTTCAGCCCGGTGTCCTGCGGCATCCTGCACAGGAGACAAGAGACGTGTACGTGAGGTTCACCATGTGGACTGATGATGTGCAAGCAGCGCTCTTTGGGTCCTACGTTGCCCCTCCATACGAGAAGATGCTTTCAGAGTCAGGTCCCATCATGGAGTAAGTTATGGCTTTGTGACTCGTATGTTTGCACCTTTCACGCCGTGTTGAgatgtttttataaatgtaacCGTGAAGGCCTTAACTGATCCAACAGCATGACACCAGATATTCTCGTGTTTGGAAACATTGGAACACATGTAGGTCTCTTTCTTGTATTTAGTTATGCATTTTCTTTGTTGCGTTTCCATACCCTATAAATAAAGCACCGTTCAGTAGCAGGTGTCCCTTTTAGAATGAGCTGGTCCATTTTCTATTTATAAATAGAAATATTTagagatgaaatgttttttaaatcaaaactcGTCCAACGTGACGTCCTCAGACCTGTGTTTGTCTGGAGGAGCTGGTTCCAGGTTAAAAATAGATCACCAGCATCAACACCCCACAGAGGTGAGCCCTGATAGAATTCCGATAAATCCTCCCTCTATTTGTTCAGGTGTTTCTATTCTTCTGGTCAGACTGTGACGGACTCAGCTGACTCCAGGTCAACGTTCAATTCAGAGGTGTAATCGCAGCTGTGTGATTGGTCAGAGGTTTGGAGGGTCACCAGGATCAACTGGGATTAAACCGGTCACACCACTAACAATTATCAGACCAGTCCTTTGTAACACATGCAAGTGCTTTAACAGACCTCTGAGACACGTGAGACGCTTGAGACTTAAAAACAGATCAGGCATTCATGCATGGTCTTatattcatataaatactgAACGCTCTCTGTTGGGTGGGGCAGAATTGGCCTCAGGGTGGAGCACTCCTTCACTATCAGCTGTGAACAGTCAGCTGATAGGAACCTGCTCAACCAGCagcgtgacctttgacccgtcGACCCAGCAGCTTTTAAACTCCTCCACATCATGTTTCCTATGATGTCATCACTAGGTTTTTTGTACttctatatgtatattttacGTTTCATACTTCATACTTCTGTACAGTATTTACACATACTTCAATCAGGGAGGGCGGTATAGCCAAAACTGTATCACAGTATTTTGTTGTTAGCTGTCGTTTTGGTCGTTAGCCGCTAGCTCGAAAGCCAGAAAAAAGAGCGGCGAACAGCAGTTTTTCCAAATCAACACATTCATTAATTAACCCCGAAAAGATCCGCCGGCCTcctgaacagctgttcaccgGCTAGcggttagcatgttagcttgttgtggctgctagtgttgcaaTCAGAGCTTCGAccaactttgcaataaatcgttttttGATCTAACGTTGACTCACGtgggattttccaaaaccaaaaaccctccaaacagacacagctcctctcttgggcagcGGTTGTGTTGCTGCGTCTCTGGTCTCTCGCTCCGTGTCGCTCTTTTCCGGGGAGTGACAggcgagctgtacccagcatgcagttcggcgggcTCACTTTGTTCAATTATTAGAGTTACAGCTGTGTCACAAGctgtgttgttgtggtgttttatccTGTTAAgcagtgtttgttgtgggttattcgttgttgttataaagttagaACATCTTATATTGGATAGCTGGGTGTCTCCGAGGACATTGATACTAACAGCAAGTAGGGCTGTGCGGTATATAAATTCTACCAGTATACCGGTATCAGATATGAATTCCCTTCCTTCACAAGAGCTGACGTTTCTCTTTATGAGCAACATAACCTCAGAATCTTACAAAATACCGTGATATGaatgttaataatataatatgaatAAAGCAATAACTAATAACATCATAACCACAATAATGACATTAAGGGCaaattaaagaataaagagGTTACCTCATGTCACGTTACTGAGGACAATAATAACATGatctataataataattgaataacaATAGTAATATAATtgtaataaaatataacaaTGACAAGAGGATAACATTCATGACCACGTGGAGGCTAATGAAGAATAACAGCAATAATATTGATGAATTAAGAGGTTACCTCATGGCCTCGTGTTCGGACGGTTATTGTTCCGTTACTGTCAGATAGAAAACACGCGAACACGTGACCCTATCCGCCATCGCTGCTTGCCGGCCCGCAcgtacacgggggggggggggggtaatctcACCCGAACAGCTGCGTTATGTACACACAACTTATGAACTAGCACGTGACAGAGGCCTCTGTTATCAGCTGATCGCTCGGCTCGACTCGCCAGACTCCATTAAAAACACGGCATGTTGGGTTCAGTACAGTTTGGTAGGCAAAGGTCACCAGGTAATAACCGCGTACAGTCCGTCCTGCTAGCAGCTACTTTTACAGCTACAGCAACTACTCTGTCCCCTTCCGCTGGGCCGATTCTGGACGGAATGCAAAACATGACACCTTGTTCCAGGTGACGATGATCAGCGAGCTATTCCTGCCGAATCACAGAGTGGATCCTAGTAATGTGTATATTATGTGAAAAGTGATGTTACATCGTGTGAAACCGTAACAATGAACGGTAAAGAATACAATTT containing:
- the ncoa4 gene encoding nuclear receptor coactivator 4 isoform X4, which gives rise to MTSKGRIQSKSTRIKHHNNTACDTAVTLIIEQSEPAELHAGYSSPVTPRKRATRSERPETQQHNRCPREELCLFGGFLVLENPTMPQDTGLKQCRLAQDQLEDAINGVMKAEQQLRENSRELRGQFDVIVHQLQSSNSSNDLNNQLTSCLEKLSSLSLTPEETPEMSFHADTRSLRQAITSFGRITAQLVEGVSSQSCPIATKKQKTEALSDWLMGALPSSKSPIGYQSSNNPQDWLMEESKTSCPVLASVDSLQAWGHLMDLEAWLLRDHPPVGRQRTNSSCSSTFSIEKIDESEFTVSPEEEEEEEGKEEPSDWLITPPTVAVETMSDAERWKEVLKPFDDGWSSSDWLMGPSRPAADCSSCCQTTKALEIENLGQLKCLKTPPTSPAAPEAPALEAWLQQVAPLQQTCRANEVCASFSDCVCEENCGREALSLWLLKQDGRDKNGVPVTPPPVAGAPPIAKNAPPTLHHREQEQKVQAILEAWLHPTNPPLSARVALEEEKASREDHSSGFSSPFLCPLDPGLWVIPGSGGQPQPAAEDKWLQKKRSQAQERLAMPSVCDLFSCMKVGGDKEKWLHKAAEQM
- the ncoa4 gene encoding nuclear receptor coactivator 4 isoform X1; the encoded protein is MTSKGRIQSKSTRIKHHNNTACDTAVTLIIEQSEPAELHAGYSSPVTPRKRATRSERPETQQHNRCPREELCLFGGFLVLENPTMPQDTGLKQCRLAQDQLEDAINGVMKAEQQLRENSREVRLELQSSVSRQQEALRCREVWLLGQIELLEQVKTETLQQQLHRLHWLRGQFDVIVHQLQSSNSSNDLNNQLTSCLEKLSSLSLTPEETPEMSFHADTRSLRQAITSFGRITAQLVEGVSSQSCPIATKKQKTEALSDWLMGALPSSKSPIGYQSSNNPQDWLMEESKTSCPVLASVDSLQAWGHLMDLEAWLLRDHPPVGRQRTNSSCSSTFSIEKIDESEFTVSPEEEEEEEGKEEPSDWLITPPTVAVETMSDAERWKEVLKPFDDGWSSSDWLMGPSRPAADCSSCCQTTKALEIENLGQLKCLKTPPTSPAAPEAPALEAWLQQVAPLQQTCRANEVCASFSDCVCEENCGREALSLWLLKQDGRDKNGVPVTPPPVAGAPPIAKNAPPTLHHREQEQKVQAILEAWLHPTNPPLSARVALEEEKASREDHSSGFSSPFLCPLDPGLWVIPGSGGQPQPAAEDKWLQKKRSQAQERLAMPSVCDLFSCMKVGGDKEKWLHKAAEQM
- the ncoa4 gene encoding nuclear receptor coactivator 4 isoform X5, yielding MTSKGRIQSKSTRMPQDTGLKQCRLAQDQLEDAINGVMKAEQQLRENSREVRLELQSSVSRQQEALRCREVWLLGQIELLEQVKTETLQQQLHRLHWLRGQFDVIVHQLQSSNSSNDLNNQLTSCLEKLSSLSLTPEETPEMSFHADTRSLRQAITSFGRITAQLVEGVSSQSCPIATKKQKTEALSDWLMGALPSSKSPIGYQSSNNPQDWLMEESKTSCPVLASVDSLQAWGHLMDLEAWLLRDHPPVGRQRTNSSCSSTFSIEKIDESEFTVSPEEEEEEEGKEEPSDWLITPPTVAVETMSDAERWKEVLKPFDDGWSSSDWLMGPSRPAADCSSCCQTTKALEIENLGQLKCLKTPPTSPAAPEAPALEAWLQQVAPLQQTCRANEVCASFSDCVCEENCGREALSLWLLKQDGRDKNGVPVTPPPVAGAPPIAKNAPPTLHHREQEQKVQAILEAWLHPTNPPLSARVALEEEKASREDHSSGFSSPFLCPLDPGLWVIPGSGGQPQPAAEDKWLQKKRSQAQERLAMPSVCDLFSCMKVGGDKEKWLHKAAEQM
- the ncoa4 gene encoding nuclear receptor coactivator 4 isoform X3 — translated: MRIKHHNNTACDTAVTLIIEQSEPAELHAGYSSPVTPRKRATRSERPETQQHNRCPREELCLFGGFLVLENPTMPQDTGLKQCRLAQDQLEDAINGVMKAEQQLRENSREVRLELQSSVSRQQEALRCREVWLLGQIELLEQVKTETLQQQLHRLHWLRGQFDVIVHQLQSSNSSNDLNNQLTSCLEKLSSLSLTPEETPEMSFHADTRSLRQAITSFGRITAQLVEGVSSQSCPIATKKQKTEALSDWLMGALPSSKSPIGYQSSNNPQDWLMEESKTSCPVLASVDSLQAWGHLMDLEAWLLRDHPPVGRQRTNSSCSSTFSIEKIDESEFTVSPEEEEEEEGKEEPSDWLITPPTVAVETMSDAERWKEVLKPFDDGWSSSDWLMGPSRPAADCSSCCQTTKALEIENLGQLKCLKTPPTSPAAPEAPALEAWLQQVAPLQQTCRANEVCASFSDCVCEENCGREALSLWLLKQDGRDKNGVPVTPPPVAGAPPIAKNAPPTLHHREQEQKVQAILEAWLHPTNPPLSARVALEEEKASREDHSSGFSSPFLCPLDPGLWVIPGSGGQPQPAAEDKWLQKKRSQAQERLAMPSVCDLFSCMKVGGDKEKWLHKAAEQM
- the ncoa4 gene encoding nuclear receptor coactivator 4 isoform X7 — protein: MTSKGRIQSKSTRMPQDTGLKQCRLAQDQLEDAINGVMKAEQQLRENSRELRGQFDVIVHQLQSSNSSNDLNNQLTSCLEKLSSLSLTPEETPEMSFHADTRSLRQAITSFGRITAQLVEGVSSQSCPIATKKQKTEALSDWLMGALPSSKSPIGYQSSNNPQDWLMEESKTSCPVLASVDSLQAWGHLMDLEAWLLRDHPPVGRQRTNSSCSSTFSIEKIDESEFTVSPEEEEEEEGKEEPSDWLITPPTVAVETMSDAERWKEVLKPFDDGWSSSDWLMGPSRPAADCSSCCQTTKALEIENLGQLKCLKTPPTSPAAPEAPALEAWLQQVAPLQQTCRANEVCASFSDCVCEENCGREALSLWLLKQDGRDKNGVPVTPPPVAGAPPIAKNAPPTLHHREQEQKVQAILEAWLHPTNPPLSARVALEEEKASREDHSSGFSSPFLCPLDPGLWVIPGSGGQPQPAAEDKWLQKKRSQAQERLAMPSVCDLFSCMKVGGDKEKWLHKAAEQM
- the ncoa4 gene encoding nuclear receptor coactivator 4 isoform X8, with amino-acid sequence MRMPQDTGLKQCRLAQDQLEDAINGVMKAEQQLRENSRELRGQFDVIVHQLQSSNSSNDLNNQLTSCLEKLSSLSLTPEETPEMSFHADTRSLRQAITSFGRITAQLVEGVSSQSCPIATKKQKTEALSDWLMGALPSSKSPIGYQSSNNPQDWLMEESKTSCPVLASVDSLQAWGHLMDLEAWLLRDHPPVGRQRTNSSCSSTFSIEKIDESEFTVSPEEEEEEEGKEEPSDWLITPPTVAVETMSDAERWKEVLKPFDDGWSSSDWLMGPSRPAADCSSCCQTTKALEIENLGQLKCLKTPPTSPAAPEAPALEAWLQQVAPLQQTCRANEVCASFSDCVCEENCGREALSLWLLKQDGRDKNGVPVTPPPVAGAPPIAKNAPPTLHHREQEQKVQAILEAWLHPTNPPLSARVALEEEKASREDHSSGFSSPFLCPLDPGLWVIPGSGGQPQPAAEDKWLQKKRSQAQERLAMPSVCDLFSCMKVGGDKEKWLHKAAEQM
- the ncoa4 gene encoding nuclear receptor coactivator 4 isoform X6 — translated: MRMPQDTGLKQCRLAQDQLEDAINGVMKAEQQLRENSREVRLELQSSVSRQQEALRCREVWLLGQIELLEQVKTETLQQQLHRLHWLRGQFDVIVHQLQSSNSSNDLNNQLTSCLEKLSSLSLTPEETPEMSFHADTRSLRQAITSFGRITAQLVEGVSSQSCPIATKKQKTEALSDWLMGALPSSKSPIGYQSSNNPQDWLMEESKTSCPVLASVDSLQAWGHLMDLEAWLLRDHPPVGRQRTNSSCSSTFSIEKIDESEFTVSPEEEEEEEGKEEPSDWLITPPTVAVETMSDAERWKEVLKPFDDGWSSSDWLMGPSRPAADCSSCCQTTKALEIENLGQLKCLKTPPTSPAAPEAPALEAWLQQVAPLQQTCRANEVCASFSDCVCEENCGREALSLWLLKQDGRDKNGVPVTPPPVAGAPPIAKNAPPTLHHREQEQKVQAILEAWLHPTNPPLSARVALEEEKASREDHSSGFSSPFLCPLDPGLWVIPGSGGQPQPAAEDKWLQKKRSQAQERLAMPSVCDLFSCMKVGGDKEKWLHKAAEQM
- the ncoa4 gene encoding nuclear receptor coactivator 4 isoform X2; protein product: MTSKGRIQSKSTRIKHHNNTACDTAVTLIIEQSEPAELHAGYSSPVTPRKRATRSERPETQQHNRCPREELCLFGGFLVLENPTMPQDTGLKQCRLAQDQLEDAINGVMKAEQQLRENSREVRLELQSSVSRQQEALRCREVWLLGQIELLEQVKTETLQQQLHRLHWLRGQFDVIVHQLQSSNSSNDLNNQLTSCLEKLSSLSLTPEETPEMSFHADTRSLRQAITSFGRITAQLVEGVSSQSCPIATKKQTEALSDWLMGALPSSKSPIGYQSSNNPQDWLMEESKTSCPVLASVDSLQAWGHLMDLEAWLLRDHPPVGRQRTNSSCSSTFSIEKIDESEFTVSPEEEEEEEGKEEPSDWLITPPTVAVETMSDAERWKEVLKPFDDGWSSSDWLMGPSRPAADCSSCCQTTKALEIENLGQLKCLKTPPTSPAAPEAPALEAWLQQVAPLQQTCRANEVCASFSDCVCEENCGREALSLWLLKQDGRDKNGVPVTPPPVAGAPPIAKNAPPTLHHREQEQKVQAILEAWLHPTNPPLSARVALEEEKASREDHSSGFSSPFLCPLDPGLWVIPGSGGQPQPAAEDKWLQKKRSQAQERLAMPSVCDLFSCMKVGGDKEKWLHKAAEQM